The DNA segment TGAAGAAGGCTACATCACTCAAGCTGAGCATGATGCAGCGCGCAATGAGGAGGTACTGTCTAAGTATCACGGCGCCGAGATTGAGCTGCGTGCGCCATACGTTGCAGAACTTGCACGTGCTTGGATGGTAGAGCGCTATGGAGAAGAGGCGTACACCTCAGGCATGAACATCTACACCACGGTAGATTCAAAACTGCAAGAGGCTGCAAATACCGCTGCGATTGAAAACCTGTTCGGATATGACGAGCGACATGGCTATCGCGGTGCTCGAGAAAACGCTTGGAAAGAAGGGCAAGCGCCGCTGTCGAGCGATGAAATCAATCGCTTCCTGCGCCCGCACCCAATCTACGGCGACTTGCGCCCTGCCGTGGTGACTGCGGTAAATGACGATAGTGCGGAAGTTCAGGTTAAGACCCGTGGTGTGCAAACCATCAGCTGGGATGAGATGAAGTGGGCTCGTCCATTTATCAACGATGACCGCCAAGGCCCTGCACCGAAAACAGCGTCAGAGATCATGACCGTTGGTGAGATGGTGTGGGTTCGCGAGAAAGAACAAGCGGCAACTGAAGAAAACCCAGAGCCGGCATCGATTTGGCGCCTGAGCCAAGTTCCTGAAGCCAACACCGCCTTTGTAGCAATGAATCCAGAAAATGGCGCAGTGACGTCACTGGTTGGCGGCTTTAACTTTGTGCACAACAAGTTCAACCGCGCGACGCAATCAGTACGTCAGGTAGGCTCCAGTATCAAGCCGTTTGTTTACTCAGCGGCACTGGATAACGGTATGACCCTCGCAACGCTCGTGAACGATGCACCAATCAACCAATGGGACAAGAGTCAAGGCACCGCGTGGCGCCCTAAAAACTCACCACCGACGTACACCGGTCCGACTCGTGTACGTATTGGTCTAGCACAATCGAAGAACGTTATGGCTGTGCGCGTGCTGCGTGATGTAGGCCTCGATGAAACACGTGATTACCTGACACGATTTGGCTTTGATAAGGCTGACCTGCCTCGCTCTGAAACTATCGCTCTAGGTGCGGGCAGCTTAACGCCAGTTCAGATGGCACAAGGTTACTCGGTATTTGTGAACGGAGGCTACTATGTTGAGCCCTACTACATCGAGCGCGTAGAAGGCCCTTATGGCGATCTTGAGTTCCAAGCAGAGCCACAGACCATCTGTCGCGAAAACTGCACAACCGCTGTCGATGACGAGTTCCAAGAGCAAGACTTAGAATCACAATACGCACCACAAGTGATCTCAGAGCAAACGGCTTTTTTGATGCGCGAGATGATGTACAGCAACGTATGGGGTGGCGGTAACTGGCGCGAGGGTACTGGCTGGAATGGTACTGGCTGGCGCGCACAAAGCCTAAAACGTCGCGATATCGGTGGTAAAACCGGTACCACCAACGACTCAAAAGATGCTTGGTATAATGGCTACGGCCCAGGTATCGTCGCGACGGCTTGGGTGGGTTTTGATACTCACACCCGCAAACTAGGTCGTACCTCTACCAACAGAAACCTCGGCAAAGACCAAGTAACTGGCGCAGAAGCTGGTGCGAGAACCGCACAACCTGCATGGGTCGATTTCATGAGTGTTGCACTAGAAGGCGTACCACAAGAGCGCAAAGCGATCCCGAAAAATATTGTGCGCGTGCGCATTGACCGCGACAGCGGCTTGCTGACAAACCAATTCGATGGCACGTCAATGTTTGAGTACTTTGAAGAAGGTACAGAGCCAAAAGACTTCGTAAGAAGTGGTAGCTCTGGCGATATTTACTCAGATAGCGACGGTGAAGAGCTGTTTTAACCGCAAAGCCAATTGATAGGTAAATGCCCAAATCACTCTGTGGTTTGGGCGTTTTGTTTTTGTATTAAGTATCAGGCTGAAAGCACCTAATATAATGAACCCAACAACTGTCATTCTGAATTTATTTCAGAATCTGGGTAGGGCTAGCGACTGACATCTTGTGCGTGGTCAGTAGATCCTGAAACAAGTTCAGGATGACGTCCATTGGTAGTTTGGCTCATATTCGTCATGCTGAATTTATTTCAGCATCTAGGTAGGATTGGCGACAAACTTCTAGCGCGTGGTCAGTAGATTCTGAAACATGTTCAGGAAGACATCTTTGGTGTTGGATGACGATTTCGGGTAGGACAACTTCAACAGCCATTCCCCACTATTCAAAGCTGCATAATAGGCATGAACCTCACACCCAGTTACATTTGTTCCCCCCTTCTGTGCGCTATTTCTATACTTGGGAAATAGAAATTTGCTAATATCCAGTGTTCGCAATTTTGCATACAGATAGGTAACACTGACACCATGATGGTCACTCGCAATCTACTTTCACAACTTCCAACCCTCGCTATCGCGCCGGAGCACTTTGATGTGCTGCATTCGGCCAAAGCCTTCAAGGCGAAGTTACTTGAAGCTATCGCTGGGGCAACTGAGCGCATTTATTTGGTCGCTCTGTACTTGGAAGATGATGAAGCTGGGCGTGAAATTATGGATGCGCTGTATGCTGCAAAACAGCGTGACTCAGAGTTAGATATCAAAGTCTGTGTTGACTGGCACCGTGCACAACGTGGCCTTATTGGCGCTGAAAGCTCAGAAGGCAATGCGCAGATGTACAAGCAATATGCCAATAACCATGAGCACAAAGTGCCGGTTTACGGCATTCCTGTGCGTGGTCGTGAAGTATTTGGGGTACTGCACCTTAAAGGCTATGTGGTTGATGATGAAGTCATCTATAGTGGTGCGAGCCTCAACAACATCTATCTTCACCAAGAAGAGCGCTATCGCTACGACCGTTACCATATCTTCAAGCACCAAGCGCTTGCTGACAGCATGGTGAACTTCGTGCAAACCGAAATGATTGACCATCCTGCAGTGAACGATCTGACCAGTGCAAGTAAGCCTCAAACCAAAGAGATTAAGTCTGATATTCGCCAGTTCCGCTCGGCACTCGCGCGCTCGGAATACCAGTTCACATCGCAAGAGGTCGACTCTGGACATGTGGCTATCACACCTCTAGTTGGCCTAGGCAACAAGCGCAACAAGCTTAATAAAACCATCACTCAATTGATTGCTTCTGCCAAAGATGAAGTGTTCATCTGCACGCCATACTTCAACTTCCCACGCAGTGTGGCAAAAGAAGTGCGTAAAGCCCTCAAGCGTGGCGTTCAAGTGACGATCGTAGTGGGTGATAAAACGGCGAACGATTTCTTCATTTCACCAGAAGAAGAGTTCAAAACCATCGGTGGTGTGCCATATCTCTACGAGATGAACCTACGCCGCTTTGCCAAAGCCAACGAGTCACACATCGCTAGCCGCAAGTTATCGATTCGCCTCTGGAAACACGATGCCAACAGCTATCACCTAAAAGGGATGTGGATTGATAAGCGCTACATGCTGATCACAGGTAACAACATCAACCCACGCGCTTGGAAGCTGGATCTAGAAAACGCCATCCTAATTCAAGATCACTACCACCTCCTCAACGATAAGTTAGAGGCTGAGCGCGAACAGATCCTCGAGCACACGCAGCTAATTTGCACTTACAAGCAAGTAGAGAAGATTGAGAACTATCCGGAGTCGGCACAGCGATTGATTCGCAAGATTAAGCGCGTTAAGGCGGATGGGCTATTGAAGCAGCTGCTTTAAAAGCCGAGCGATAAATCCAACCATTGCGGGTTTCGTTGCTCAACAAGGTTATTTTCCACTGTCGATGCCAGTTCTTTAGTTGCTTTTCACGTGCAATGGCAGCAATGATATCCTGATACTGTTCGAAGAAGACAAGTCGGTGGGTTTGGTACTTTTTGCTAAATCCATCAACGACACCGTTCTTATGCTGCCACACTCTTCCCTGTAAATTGGTAGTGACACCAATATAAAGCGCTTTTCTATTTGCTGATGCCATCATGTATACGAAGGGGGGCTTCTCCATCGCTCTATCCATATTGATTGCTGAGGTTTGATTATGGATTAGGTTGGCATGGGATTTACTTATGCGACTTTAAACGCGACAGGTGTCAGTGGATTTCACCCTTAAGCGACATAGAGCGTTGATAATTTGTGACTTGGTGCACGTGGTAAGTAGACCCTGAAATAAATTAAGGGTGACGCACTTATTTGAGCATAAGCGCCCTAAATCTGTCATTCTGAATTTATTTCAGAATCTAGGGACAGAACTCGCGATAAGCAGGCCCTGAAATAAATTCAGGGTGACGAACTCATGTGTCTAAGGGCCCTAATTCAGGGTGACGACATTACTATCATTTGGCTAAGTCATAGCAATTCAACCAGGTTTAGCATTGCTGTACTCAAGAGTTTACCATGCCGCCCCACACCGTCATGCTGAACTCGTTTCAGCATCTACTCAAAGTGTTCACAACACTCAAAGCAATACCGTTACTTACCCTCACAACTGCTTTCATACCTTTGAAGCTCCGCCCCACCCTGCAGCAAAAAACCATGATAACGCGCCTTAACCAGCTGATGATCGAGCGACGGGGCATACCAAAACGTAATACGCTCCTCCCCAGTCTGCTTAACAGGAATCACCTCTATCTCACCCCATTTATCGAGTTTAATAGTGGTCAACTCTCGTACTTCGTAGTTATACGGCTCTGGGCCATCCGTTGCTTGGCGAGTTAATGAGAACGACTTATCGCCATCCAACACATGCTGGCGGATCTGTACTGACAGGGTATCTACGTCTCGAAGCGGCTCACCATTATTTTGATACTCAGTCACTTCTCCATTAAGATCGACCTGCGTTTCGCTACCATCATCAGAAAAGCTCACCTTCATGTCACGGCTCTTAAAGCCAGACACCACTTGATGGAATGAAGTCGTCAGCCAGCTATCACTCGATTCCGACCAAGTCAGTGTCGCCTCTTGGTCATATTGAGTGCCAATACCCAAGATGCTGGCTTTACTTTGTGAAGTCACTGTCGCATTCGTGCCTTCCCAGAACTCTGTGCGATTCATGTAGCCGGTACGAATGCCACTCAGATAAATATGGTAGTACGCCGTTTTCTCACAAGATTGCACTGCACCCTGAGGAGTTGATGAAGCCTGCGGTTGAGCCTGCACAGCAAAACTGGTCAGCAGTGTTAAACAGCCCACTGCACAATACTTCATCATATCACTACCCTAAAATACTTCGTTGACGTTGAGGTAGAAGGCGGTTTCATTCTGACCGAACCCGACATCTGCTCTTAAATTGATTTTATCTTTGATACGGAAGCGAAAGCCCGTACCGTAAGAGGTAAGAATATCATCACTCAGTGCAGAAACTGAAGGGGCAACACTGCCCGCCGCGCCCCAAAAAACCATTCCCAAGCGCTGAACAATCGGCACGCGGTACTCCACCTGCCCCATCATCATATGATCATCACGATAGCGTCCTTTGATGTACCCACGCATCGCACTTGAACCACCTAAATCTGGCAAAGCATACCAAGGCACGTCACCCTCACTAAACTGACCTTGCACTTGCCATGCGATAAGGCCTGGTACGGGGTTCAGGTTCACGTAGTTCGCCAACTCTACATCATACAAGCTGTAGGTATTGTCGCTCTCAAAGTCTTGATAGACGCCTGCATCTAACTGAAACAGCCAACCCTTGCTGGCATTCAGGCGATAGTCACGCGAGTCATAAATGCTCGATATCACGACACCCGCACTGGTACCACTTGGCAGTTCACGACTCGATACTGCGCTACCGCTTTCGCTGTGCTCAAGCTTATCCGCCTTGGCATAAGTCACATCACCGCCTAAGCCAAGGTAGTAATGATGACCAAAGGCTGTCATCCACGTTGGTTTGAAGGAGTATAAGATCTCATCGAACTCATGCTTATTACTATCCACATCACCCGCAGCGATCCCTTTGCCGTAATACACGGAAGCTTCATTATGCAGCTCAACATCGAGCAGCAAGCGCTGCTTACCTTGATTGAAATAGGTCATGTTCTCAATCGACACGCCATAGGACTTGTTCTGAGAGATAAACGAGTTCACCACCAAAGAAGAAGGCTGCTCCGTGCTACTTGAGCCCTCGGTATGATACAAGCCCACCATCAACAGCCCCACACCAAACTTCTTCTCAGGTGTGTAGTAAGCCGTTGGCAAGTAACTCATATCGATGGTTTTATTCTCATCAAACTCACCATCCGCACCAAACACGTCAAGCACCTCGTCCACCCAGGTATGTTCAAGGTATTCAGGGGTTTCAAATAGAGGCTCTATATCAGAGGCGTAAACAGAGCTGCTGAGCGCTAACGCACACAATGAGCCTAACGACAGATGAGTTTGGGGATTCATGGACGTCCTTGAAAATGCATAGAAATTGTAGATTGAGCGCGCATTATAAACATTAATAGTGTGAACGTAGAGTGAACAATGGCAAGAGTTTATCAAGACGACTCAAGTCACCAATTCTCTTACTAGAATTAGCCTATTTTATTAGGCTAAGCCTCATCATAGGAATCACTCACACAAAATAATGCATAGCTTCAAAGAAGCTGATTATAAAATTGAGATTTACATCGTCCTTTTCTAGCCTAACTATAGGGAATAAATACAAAAAGGATGCTTTATGCCCCAACCTCTATTGAGCCTGATAAAGAAAAGTTTCTTATGCTTCACTATTACCGCTTTAGCTGCATTGGTAATACATGCAGACGTTAGACTACTAGACAGCAAAGCCGGTGAGGATTCACTCATCGAATACTGCCAAGACCTTATTCTTCTGTTTTTAATTGTCATGCTCTTTGTCGCTGGCCGAAGAATCCAAGCTCAAAGAAGTTTTCTATTTCTGATGAGCGCCTTCTTTAGCTGCTTACTTATCAGAGAGCTTGACGGAGTATTCGATCAAATCACCCATGGTTTTTGGAAGTATCCAGCCTGGATTATCGCTATCGGAGCGTGCTATTACAGCCTATTCCTGCATCGTGAAGCCACTCTCGACTCACTAGCCCAATATATGCAGCACCCAAGCTTCGGTCTCATGCTAGGTGCCATGTCAATGCTCATGGTTTTCTCACGTCTTTTCGGTATGGGGGATCTTTGGCAGCATTTATTAGAAGGTGGGTATGCTCGTTCAGCCAAAAATACAGCCGAAGAGGGGACAGAGTTGGTGAGCTATACGCTTATTGCTTGTGCCAGCGTCTGGTATTGCCTCTCTCTCAGTAAAGAAAGCAAATAGCGGCTTATCCCCGCTAATCAGCACGAGATACAAAAGCTGACTTACGAGGTACGTTACAACACGGGTAAAGCCCAGCAACTTACTCAAAAAAACCCAAATAAAAAGGGAGCGCCTGCTCCCTTTTTATTTAATCGAATGGATTTGATACTGGATTAGCTACCAGTACCGCCACCACCGCCGTTACCGCCTGTGCCGCCGGTAACAACACATTCAGATGCTGGGACCATAAAGTCGAGTGTATCTACAATGTTCTGACCTGAAGTTAGCTCTACTCGATTAAACGTCTTAGTTTCACCCTTCAAGTTATTGCCACGCAGTTCACCGTGGAACTCGTAAGTACCCGGCTCTAGACTCAATGTGCTAGTGCTGCCTTTACCAATGCTGAAGCCACCCAGAGAGTAGTTTTGGTCACCAACCGCTTTGTAATAACGAACATAACCTGGCTGAGGTGTTGTTTCACCATTGCCTTCACAAACACTTTGTAGTGACACAGAGTAATCAGCATTATCAACAACTTCTGACTCAACTGTGAATGTAGCTCCATCTAAACTACAGAAGTTTGCTGTCAACGTACCATCAGTGTTTACGTTGATTGCATTACCATCTTTATCAACTGCACTCTTAATTAAGCTCGCTGCTCTGGTTGTGCGGTACTTAGTAATAGCGACTGTTCCTTCACCATTTTCAGGAACATTACGGTAGGTATGTGTGCCAAAACTCACTACAGCTTGACCAGTCCAACCACCACCATCACGAACGAATAGTACGCGAGGTCTATAGTTCTCAGTTACAGAATCTCTAACCGTGAATTCAACATCACAACGCTCAGCTTTATAATCAAGGTTGTAGTAAGAAAGGTGGCTGATTTGCTTGGTTACAGTAAAGGTGTTCGAATCTTCGTTAAATACACCAACTTCCGCATCACCTTCAGCTTTCCACAAACCTTCAAGCTCATCATAAGACCACACAGGAATAGTCTCACCAGTCTGAACCTTATTACCTGTGTCCGGGTTCACTGTCTCTGCAGAAACTTGGAAAGTTAGATCAATCGGTGGCTCAAAGTCCCTTACAAGGGTGCCATCTTCAGTACGCATTTCGATTGCTGTGAAGCCCGCTGAAATGAAAGTGATCTCTGAGAGTTCTTCATCTGGGTTACCATCTTCATCAAGAATCTGACTTGGTGCTAAACCACCAGGGAAAGAGAGAAGAGCTGATTCAGTATCAAGATCAGTCGTGCCTACAGGCTCATTTGAGAAGTAAACCACGTTTGCTTCAATTGGACCTGTAACCACATTACCTTCTCTATCTTTTAGAGTCGTGCCTGCAGGGATAGCAAGGTCAACGGTACCACCAGCAACGGCTTCTTCGTTCTTATCACCCTCTTGAGGTACTGGTGTAGAGATTACAATCTCTTCAGCAACTGTACCGTCATCATTTACTTTAACGGTTTCTGTACTACCAGTAACGGCTGTTGTTGACTCACCTGAGTCATCAACAACATTTGGCGTAACAGTGACAACCACAAAACCTGCACCATCTTCTGGAATGTCAGCTGCTGCTGGGATGATGATTGTTTGACCCGTTGTGAAGTAGCCATCAACAAAGACAACTAGATCTAATTGAATTTCGTCTAAACTTGATGCATCAGTACGAGATAGAATGAAGCCACCAGTAGAAGATACATACTTATTCTGTTTCACTTCAGTATCATTACGGCCTTCAGTGCTATCGATTTCAGCACCACTCACGTCTAGCGCATCAAGCTCAATTGCAGAACCAGATAAGTTGAAGCGAACTTCTGTATCTGTTAACGAGCCTTCACCCATACCTTCAAAGAAGATAGAAAGCGGTGAATTAAACTCTTCTGCTGCTGGTGGTGGCACTGGAATCGCCACCTCATTTTGGTTATCTGAGCGCTCACAACCTGTTAGCACTGCCATACCGATCATTGTTGCTAATATCGTTTTTTTCATTGCTTATACCTTTAAAAATTTCAATCCCTTAAGACACAATCTTAATTGGGAAGCCCAAATTAGAATGTGTACTGCACACCAATGTTGTATGTGTGAAAATCAGGAGAGCCCCCGATATTGTTGTAGAATTTGTAATCCAGTAGCGCGCTCCAATTTTCTTGGAAGTTGTATGCACCACCTAGACCAACGGTTGCAGATACATCCGAATCACTACAACATGCATCGCCATTCGCATCCCAGTCGTAAGCAATACCACCAAGACGAGCAAATACGTCAAATTTTTCATTCACCGAGTGGATAAACTTCGCGCCAAAATCAAAGCCAGAAGCTTGGAAATCTGCGTTCGCGTTATCAAACTTGATCTTACCTAGATCAACATAACCTACCTCAAGGGCTAGCCATGGCACAGTGTCGAATTTCAAGCCACCATATAGACCCCACACTGTTGTGTTTTTGTCGATACCTGTACCTTGAGTCGCAGTTCTATCCATATCCGTTACACTACTGCCACCCACTTGTGCAGCAACGTAAAAAGTCGGGTTCGTTTCTTGTGCAGTTGCGGCATATGCCGCGCATGAAGACACCACTGCCAGTGCCAAGAATGATTTTTTCATCATTGTTTTCCCCTATTTCCTAGCCTATTAAATTTGAAACTACACAACTTATCGATACAGCAGGTAGGCGTCTCGAAGCCTTTCTAAATTCGAGTTGATATAACGCGCAGAGAGCCTATCTCGGTTGTAGTAATTTCGATCAATACGATTTTGTAGATCCACTTCCTGCACAAGGGTGCCGTCAAGGAAGTTATTCTCGTTTCGAACCATGGTGCGGTAGCCCCACGTCCACTGTTCGATACCGCGAATCTGAATTGGGTCTGGTGCCATGTCTTTTCTGAAGGTCAGAGGCAGAGCAATGTTCAGCCCAGCAAAGCTGCTATCTGTGTGCTCAAAGAAGATGCTTACTGCCGTATCACCGAACCAGTGTTTACTCGTGATTTTAAAACCTGTATCACCAGCCCAATATTCACCAGCATTCGCCTCTAGGGCCCAATCATACTGGTCGAAATAATAACGATAATGTGCAAGAACAGGCGTTGCGTTGCGCGCATTGCTGTTGTCCTTGTGTTCATAATAAGAGGCCTCTAAGCCAAATTTGTGGGTCCCCTCAGGCGACTGCCAGCGCAGCTCACCCGTACCACCTAGATAATCCGTTTTGATCTGCCCTACACTCACTTGTGCAAAAGCATCTTGAGGAAGCTTAAAGCCTTGGTGGATCAGCGCTCGGTCAATCTCACTCTGGTGACGATCGTTGCCAAAATACTCCCCTGGTTCATAATCATCAGAGTTAGCGATAGGCAGCATGTGACGCACATCGACTAACCCCCCAGTCCAGACTGGCACTTGTAAGTTTGTCGACAGTGCAAGAGAGTAATCAAACACTCCTAGCTCAGTACCAATGGTTGAGTACAAGCTTGGAGAGAGGATAACTCGAGGTTTCAACGTATGACTATTCTCTCGCTCTGATACCCAAGCAACATGATCATGCTGATCATGACCATCACTGACGGTGAGCCTAGAAAGAGGTGTATAATTTGAATGGAAAATGTCGGCCAGGTCTTGTTCACTGCCCGCCACTTTGATCACCGGAATATTATTATTCAACAGATACAAGCTAAATGCGGGGTAGCTGGACTGTTCACTAATAAAACCAAGAATGACACCGATTGCATCCAGCTCATTTTGGTTAAATAAGTTATTTTCAGCTCGAACAATCAACTCAGAGCCGGCACTACCAACGGAAACATTCTCAAAACCATACTCAACAAGCCTTTGGCTCAGTAGCTGCTCAGCAACTTCAGGCGCAACGGCTGGTACCACTGGTGTCGGTTCAAGTAAAGCTTGCTCAATACTTGTTTTGGGCTGGTCTTTATCGGTAGCACGAGAAGCAAGTGCAAACTCGGCCATCGACGCTTCCCTTACTGCAACGGTTGGCTCTTCTGAATCAACGCCCACTGAAGTGTCACGATTGTAACGGGTCGAATAGTTTGAACCAGCAAGCGGCAAAGTTAACCCTGCACCAATCCATTGATTATCACGCCCTGGAGTCGATGAATCAGAATAAGCTTGGTAACTAATATTGGCCTGAAGCCCCCATGGTAACCAAGAAGATGGTGTAAAAGCTTTTACACCAGCATTGAGACCCGTACCGTCATAGTCTCCCACGAGCTGTAACCAAGACAAAGGCTGATATTCAACTCCTCCAAATGCGCCAGACAGATAATCTGAGCCCATTTGGTGTTCATACAGAGTCTCT comes from the Vibrio astriarenae genome and includes:
- a CDS encoding BamA/TamA family outer membrane protein → MNPQTHLSLGSLCALALSSSVYASDIEPLFETPEYLEHTWVDEVLDVFGADGEFDENKTIDMSYLPTAYYTPEKKFGVGLLMVGLYHTEGSSSTEQPSSLVVNSFISQNKSYGVSIENMTYFNQGKQRLLLDVELHNEASVYYGKGIAAGDVDSNKHEFDEILYSFKPTWMTAFGHHYYLGLGGDVTYAKADKLEHSESGSAVSSRELPSGTSAGVVISSIYDSRDYRLNASKGWLFQLDAGVYQDFESDNTYSLYDVELANYVNLNPVPGLIAWQVQGQFSEGDVPWYALPDLGGSSAMRGYIKGRYRDDHMMMGQVEYRVPIVQRLGMVFWGAAGSVAPSVSALSDDILTSYGTGFRFRIKDKINLRADVGFGQNETAFYLNVNEVF
- a CDS encoding outer membrane beta-barrel protein translates to MMKKSFLALAVVSSCAAYAATAQETNPTFYVAAQVGGSSVTDMDRTATQGTGIDKNTTVWGLYGGLKFDTVPWLALEVGYVDLGKIKFDNANADFQASGFDFGAKFIHSVNEKFDVFARLGGIAYDWDANGDACCSDSDVSATVGLGGAYNFQENWSALLDYKFYNNIGGSPDFHTYNIGVQYTF
- the pssA gene encoding CDP-diacylglycerol--serine O-phosphatidyltransferase, which translates into the protein MMVTRNLLSQLPTLAIAPEHFDVLHSAKAFKAKLLEAIAGATERIYLVALYLEDDEAGREIMDALYAAKQRDSELDIKVCVDWHRAQRGLIGAESSEGNAQMYKQYANNHEHKVPVYGIPVRGREVFGVLHLKGYVVDDEVIYSGASLNNIYLHQEERYRYDRYHIFKHQALADSMVNFVQTEMIDHPAVNDLTSASKPQTKEIKSDIRQFRSALARSEYQFTSQEVDSGHVAITPLVGLGNKRNKLNKTITQLIASAKDEVFICTPYFNFPRSVAKEVRKALKRGVQVTIVVGDKTANDFFISPEEEFKTIGGVPYLYEMNLRRFAKANESHIASRKLSIRLWKHDANSYHLKGMWIDKRYMLITGNNINPRAWKLDLENAILIQDHYHLLNDKLEAEREQILEHTQLICTYKQVEKIENYPESAQRLIRKIKRVKADGLLKQLL
- a CDS encoding penicillin-binding protein 1A gives rise to the protein MKFIKRLFVFTLVCMILGVSAIFAMYFYVEKDLPNVDELRHVELETPMQVFSQDGKLIAQFGEKKRIPVQFEDIPQELIDALIATEDSRFYTHYGVDPIGITRAAVVVAMSGSAKQGASTITQQLARNFFLSNEKKIMRKIQEIFLAMKIEQLLTKEEILELYINKIFLGYRSYGFGAAAQTYFGQDLQDLSLSEIATLAGMPKAPSTMNPIYSPERATSRRNIVLMRMLEEGYITQAEHDAARNEEVLSKYHGAEIELRAPYVAELARAWMVERYGEEAYTSGMNIYTTVDSKLQEAANTAAIENLFGYDERHGYRGARENAWKEGQAPLSSDEINRFLRPHPIYGDLRPAVVTAVNDDSAEVQVKTRGVQTISWDEMKWARPFINDDRQGPAPKTASEIMTVGEMVWVREKEQAATEENPEPASIWRLSQVPEANTAFVAMNPENGAVTSLVGGFNFVHNKFNRATQSVRQVGSSIKPFVYSAALDNGMTLATLVNDAPINQWDKSQGTAWRPKNSPPTYTGPTRVRIGLAQSKNVMAVRVLRDVGLDETRDYLTRFGFDKADLPRSETIALGAGSLTPVQMAQGYSVFVNGGYYVEPYYIERVEGPYGDLEFQAEPQTICRENCTTAVDDEFQEQDLESQYAPQVISEQTAFLMREMMYSNVWGGGNWREGTGWNGTGWRAQSLKRRDIGGKTGTTNDSKDAWYNGYGPGIVATAWVGFDTHTRKLGRTSTNRNLGKDQVTGAEAGARTAQPAWVDFMSVALEGVPQERKAIPKNIVRVRIDRDSGLLTNQFDGTSMFEYFEEGTEPKDFVRSGSSGDIYSDSDGEELF
- a CDS encoding DUF3108 domain-containing protein, with the protein product MMKYCAVGCLTLLTSFAVQAQPQASSTPQGAVQSCEKTAYYHIYLSGIRTGYMNRTEFWEGTNATVTSQSKASILGIGTQYDQEATLTWSESSDSWLTTSFHQVVSGFKSRDMKVSFSDDGSETQVDLNGEVTEYQNNGEPLRDVDTLSVQIRQHVLDGDKSFSLTRQATDGPEPYNYEVRELTTIKLDKWGEIEVIPVKQTGEERITFWYAPSLDHQLVKARYHGFLLQGGAELQRYESSCEGK
- a CDS encoding YjbH domain-containing protein, with translation MDLFYRHKVVAVEPAFARLYKRRDFQRTALCFSIALSLGSLHADDEVGRLTYTPFHNSMAQTGGTGLLRTPHAQVLPFGDINFSYHHEDNIDTSTIHGIGAHNTVMMGVGIFPHLELVVQNTHKDFSGEPWEPATSSDLSVSGKVNFDWLIPTDWFQFAVGIQDVGGEASFHETYYAVASKRFYDFRFSLGYGYNDEETLYEHQMGSDYLSGAFGGVEYQPLSWLQLVGDYDGTGLNAGVKAFTPSSWLPWGLQANISYQAYSDSSTPGRDNQWIGAGLTLPLAGSNYSTRYNRDTSVGVDSEEPTVAVREASMAEFALASRATDKDQPKTSIEQALLEPTPVVPAVAPEVAEQLLSQRLVEYGFENVSVGSAGSELIVRAENNLFNQNELDAIGVILGFISEQSSYPAFSLYLLNNNIPVIKVAGSEQDLADIFHSNYTPLSRLTVSDGHDQHDHVAWVSERENSHTLKPRVILSPSLYSTIGTELGVFDYSLALSTNLQVPVWTGGLVDVRHMLPIANSDDYEPGEYFGNDRHQSEIDRALIHQGFKLPQDAFAQVSVGQIKTDYLGGTGELRWQSPEGTHKFGLEASYYEHKDNSNARNATPVLAHYRYYFDQYDWALEANAGEYWAGDTGFKITSKHWFGDTAVSIFFEHTDSSFAGLNIALPLTFRKDMAPDPIQIRGIEQWTWGYRTMVRNENNFLDGTLVQEVDLQNRIDRNYYNRDRLSARYINSNLERLRDAYLLYR
- a CDS encoding GIY-YIG nuclease family protein, translated to MEKPPFVYMMASANRKALYIGVTTNLQGRVWQHKNGVVDGFSKKYQTHRLVFFEQYQDIIAAIAREKQLKNWHRQWKITLLSNETRNGWIYRSAFKAAASIAHPP